From the Plectropomus leopardus isolate mb chromosome 18, YSFRI_Pleo_2.0, whole genome shotgun sequence genome, one window contains:
- the tax1bp1a gene encoding tax1-binding protein 1 homolog A isoform X2, translating into MSSFQVVDSSPGSSVSVMETSNFAHVIFQNVGKSFLPQAPLECRYTLTPYIAPHPKDWVGIFKVGWSTARDYYTFLWSPMPENYEPGSTVHRTVVFQGYYVPKSDGEFYQFCYVTHSGDIRGASTPFQFRSATPTEELLTVTEDDSNSDILVVTTKSGLLEHVEEAQQERRELLKAMRVLQEEKQQLQEEQKRLAREREQERETCCLLRTHNQELLRSSQGLSEEREDVRRRLTEATDRVRQLEEDLLGVTQRGLQKETELDCLRDRLKKLTAERDSLESQLKNEKDERDLYKAHLRSTELENTKLSAELQMLKAVELNREVTIAQFQEELDRLRVCVAQRDSLEKELLAHKADKADLVRVREQLRQAEEQLQASRQQASLLASELRDSASARDHTMTELYRARLEADKLRASLADAQAECQRMESQLDRMRSTAQKEVGVGTSGEITPSMMVVSEAEAELQREVEELKLRLHMAAEHYKEKYRECQRLRRQVAKLNTTESQGEPKRNASTETTQEPLTPSPESPTEGNLATAVLQEAAEMTITPELSNRESTYADLYISTEKEQRQGEERPKERAEVEAEGEANQEEDKEKEDKEKEKEEKKDSLPEESLRMTSWVEVENERQSAEENGEAETEGKAEGVRDAAQEQVLLEVEGRSMEESEKAQTRSVEEELAMMEEKWRQQCAINETLKQRLANEEERFRVHMAERASEVTELKRNLAQALRDKEQLQEELQRFVSRQREQEAGVQGAEIRQPMVLRYPLPYPQDPSPPPLVPHRPAELQYGNPYSTDTTRDRVDVALSPEHISRPPPEAPPCAPPCAPPVTPPSPGPGAPGWEQEVVCIQPSRSTSPPESVEHPPEEPRNAADGAQPSCEHQSSRRTEARGSFCFDSSDVHKRCPLCEVIFPPHFEQRSFEQHVESHWKVCPVCSEQFPLNCQQQLFERHVLTHFDGHVLNFEQIE; encoded by the exons ATGTCATCGTTCCAGGTGGTGGACTCGTCGCCGGGCAGTAGCGTCAGCGTCATGGAAACGTCCAACTTTGCCCACGTCATCTTCCAGAACGTGGGGAAGAGTTTCCTGCCACAGGCGCCCCTGGAGTGTCGCTACACCCTGACCCCTTACATCGCTCCCCACCCCAAAGACTGGGTGGGCATCTTCAAG GTTGGTTGGAGCACAGCCAGAGATTACTACACCTTCCTCTGGTCTCCTATGCCTGAAAACTACGAACCAGGAAGTACTGTGCACAGGACTGTGGTGTTTCAag GTTACTACGTTCCCAAATCTGATGGAGAGTTCTACCAGTTTTGTTACGTCACACACTCTGGTGACATCAGAGGGGCCAGCACTCCCTTCCAGTTCAGGTCAGCCACGCCCACAGAAGAGCTTCTGACTGTTACCGAGGACGACAGCAACTCAGACATACTGGTCGTCACCACCAAGTCTGGCCTGCTAGAG CATGTGGAGGAGGCGCAGCAGGAGCGCAGGGAGCTGCTGAAGGCGATGCGCGTCCTccaggaggagaaacagcagctgcaggaggagcagaaACGACTGGCCAgggagagggagcaggagagGGAGACGTGCTGCCTGCTGCGGACACACAACCAG GAGCTGCTGCGCTCGTCGCAGGGCCTGTcagaagagagggaggatgtAAGGAGGAGGCTGACAGAGGCCACAGACCGGGTCCGCCAGCTAGAGGAGGACCTGCTGGGAGTCACCCAGAGAGGCCTGCAAAAGGAGACGGAGCTTGATTG CCTGCGTGACCGTCTTAAGAAGCTGACAGCAGAGAGGGACAGCCTGGAGAGCCAACTGAAAAACGAGAAGGATGAGAGAGACCTCTACAAG GCCCACCTGCGCAGCACCGAGCTGGAGAACACCAAGCTGAGCGCAGAGCTGCAGATGCTGAAGGCGGTGGAGCTAAATCGGGAGGTGACCATCGCCCAGttccaggaggagctggacagGCTCAGGGTCTGCGTTGCCCAGCGGGACAGCCTGGAGAAAGAGCTTCTGGCACATAAGGCTGACAAG GCAGATCTGGTCCGTGTGCGTGAGCAGCTCCGTCAGGCAGAGGAGCAGCTTCAGGCATCCCGGCAGCAGGCCTCCCTGCTGGCCTCGGAGCTCCGCGACTCAGCCAGCGCCCGTGACCACACGATGACCGAGCTGTACCGCGCCCGCTTGGAAGCTGACAAACTCCGTGCCAGTCTAGCTGATGCACAGGCCGAGTGCCAACGCATGGAGAGCCAGTTAGACCGCATGAGGagcactgcacagaaggaagtg GGTGTTGGGACCAGTGGGGAGATAACGCCCAGCATGATGGTGGTGTCAGAGGCAGAGGccgagctgcagagagaggtggaggagctgaAGCTGCGTCTTCATATGGCTGCTGAGCACTACAAGGAGAAGTACCGGGAGTGTCAGCGCCTCCGCAGGCAGGTGGCCAAACTGAACACAACAGAATCACAGGGG gagCCAAAGAGAAACGCATCAACAGAGACAACACAGGAGCCACTGACCCCGAGTCCAGAGTCACCGACagaag ggAATCTAGCTACTGCCGTCCTACAAGAAGCTGCTGAGATGACAATCACTCCAGAACTTAGTAACAGGGAATCCACATATGCTGACTTGTACATCAGCACAGAGAAAGAACAAAGGCAGGGAGAGGAAAGGCCAAAGGAGAGAGCCGAGGTGGAGGCTGAGGGAGAAGCAAACCAAGAGGAGGATAAGGAGAAAgaggacaaagagaaagaaaaagaggagaagaaggacaGCCTGCCGGAGGAGAGCTTGAGGATGACGAGCTGGGTGGAGGTGGAGAATGAGAGGCAGAGTGCCGAAGAGAACGGCGAGGCAGAAACAGAAGGGAAGGCCGAGGGAGTGAGGGATGCCGCACAGGAGCAGGTGcttctggaggtggaggggaggagCATGGAGGAGTCAGAGAAGGCACAGACTCGCTCGGTGGAGGAAGAGCTGGCAATGATGGAGGAGAAGTGGAGGCAGCAGTGTGCGATCAACGAGACGCTCAAACAGCGGCTGGCCAACGAGGAGGAGCGATTCAGA GTGCACATGGCTGAGCGAGCCAGCGAGGTGACGGAGCTGAAACGCAACCTCGCCCAGGCCCTCCGAGACAAGGAGCAACTACAAGAG GAGCTGCAGCGCTTCGTGTCCAGGCAGAGGGAGCAGGAAGCTGGTGTTCAGGGTGCTGAGATCAGGCAGCCGATGGTGCTGCGCTACCCACTGCCGTACCCTCAGGACCCTTCTCCTCCACCACTGGTTCCACACAGGCCTGCTGAGTTGCAGTACGGCAATCCCTACTCCACTGACACAACAAGAG ACCGGGTGGATGTTGCACTGTCTCCTGAGCACATCTCCCGTCCTCCACCTGAGGCCCCACCTTGCGCCCCTCCTTGTGCCCCCCCAGTCACACCCCCGAGTCCGGGCCCCGGGGCTCCAGGCTGGGAACAAGAGGTGGTCTGCATCCAGCCATCCCGCAGCACAAGCCCCCCTGAGAGTGTGGAGCATCCACCGGAAGAGCCACGAAAT gCTGCTGATGGGGCTCAGCCTTCCTGTGAGCATCAGTCCAGTAGACGCACAGAAGCCAGGGGCAGCTTCTGCTTTGACTCCAG TGACGTCCACAAGCGCTGCCCATTGTGCGAGGTGATCTTCCCGCCCCACTTTGAGCAGCGCAGCTTCGAGCAGCACGTGGAAAGCCACTGGAAGGTGTGCCCCGTCTGCTCTGAGCAGTTCCCCCTCaactgtcagcagcagctctttgAGAGGCACGTCCTCACGCACTTTGATGGCCACGTGCTCAACTTCGAGCAGATTGAATGA
- the tax1bp1a gene encoding tax1-binding protein 1 homolog A isoform X1 codes for MSSFQVVDSSPGSSVSVMETSNFAHVIFQNVGKSFLPQAPLECRYTLTPYIAPHPKDWVGIFKVGWSTARDYYTFLWSPMPENYEPGSTVHRTVVFQGYYVPKSDGEFYQFCYVTHSGDIRGASTPFQFRSATPTEELLTVTEDDSNSDILVVTTKSGLLEHVEEAQQERRELLKAMRVLQEEKQQLQEEQKRLAREREQERETCCLLRTHNQELLRSSQGLSEEREDVRRRLTEATDRVRQLEEDLLGVTQRGLQKETELDCLRDRLKKLTAERDSLESQLKNEKDERDLYKAHLRSTELENTKLSAELQMLKAVELNREVTIAQFQEELDRLRVCVAQRDSLEKELLAHKADKADLVRVREQLRQAEEQLQASRQQASLLASELRDSASARDHTMTELYRARLEADKLRASLADAQAECQRMESQLDRMRSTAQKEVGVGTSGEITPSMMVVSEAEAELQREVEELKLRLHMAAEHYKEKYRECQRLRRQVAKLNTTESQGEPKRNASTETTQEPLTPSPESPTEGNLATAVLQEAAEMTITPELSNRESTYADLYISTEKEQRQGEERPKERAEVEAEGEANQEEDKEKEDKEKEKEEKKDSLPEESLRMTSWVEVENERQSAEENGEAETEGKAEGVRDAAQEQVLLEVEGRSMEESEKAQTRSVEEELAMMEEKWRQQCAINETLKQRLANEEERFRVHMAERASEVTELKRNLAQALRDKEQLQEELQRFVSRQREQEAGVQGAEIRQPMVLRYPLPYPQDPSPPPLVPHRPAELQYGNPYSTDTTRDRVDVALSPEHISRPPPEAPPCAPPCAPPVTPPSPGPGAPGWEQEVVCIQPSRSTSPPESVEHPPEEPRNAADGAQPSCEHQSSRRTEARGSFCFDSSSDVHKRCPLCEVIFPPHFEQRSFEQHVESHWKVCPVCSEQFPLNCQQQLFERHVLTHFDGHVLNFEQIE; via the exons ATGTCATCGTTCCAGGTGGTGGACTCGTCGCCGGGCAGTAGCGTCAGCGTCATGGAAACGTCCAACTTTGCCCACGTCATCTTCCAGAACGTGGGGAAGAGTTTCCTGCCACAGGCGCCCCTGGAGTGTCGCTACACCCTGACCCCTTACATCGCTCCCCACCCCAAAGACTGGGTGGGCATCTTCAAG GTTGGTTGGAGCACAGCCAGAGATTACTACACCTTCCTCTGGTCTCCTATGCCTGAAAACTACGAACCAGGAAGTACTGTGCACAGGACTGTGGTGTTTCAag GTTACTACGTTCCCAAATCTGATGGAGAGTTCTACCAGTTTTGTTACGTCACACACTCTGGTGACATCAGAGGGGCCAGCACTCCCTTCCAGTTCAGGTCAGCCACGCCCACAGAAGAGCTTCTGACTGTTACCGAGGACGACAGCAACTCAGACATACTGGTCGTCACCACCAAGTCTGGCCTGCTAGAG CATGTGGAGGAGGCGCAGCAGGAGCGCAGGGAGCTGCTGAAGGCGATGCGCGTCCTccaggaggagaaacagcagctgcaggaggagcagaaACGACTGGCCAgggagagggagcaggagagGGAGACGTGCTGCCTGCTGCGGACACACAACCAG GAGCTGCTGCGCTCGTCGCAGGGCCTGTcagaagagagggaggatgtAAGGAGGAGGCTGACAGAGGCCACAGACCGGGTCCGCCAGCTAGAGGAGGACCTGCTGGGAGTCACCCAGAGAGGCCTGCAAAAGGAGACGGAGCTTGATTG CCTGCGTGACCGTCTTAAGAAGCTGACAGCAGAGAGGGACAGCCTGGAGAGCCAACTGAAAAACGAGAAGGATGAGAGAGACCTCTACAAG GCCCACCTGCGCAGCACCGAGCTGGAGAACACCAAGCTGAGCGCAGAGCTGCAGATGCTGAAGGCGGTGGAGCTAAATCGGGAGGTGACCATCGCCCAGttccaggaggagctggacagGCTCAGGGTCTGCGTTGCCCAGCGGGACAGCCTGGAGAAAGAGCTTCTGGCACATAAGGCTGACAAG GCAGATCTGGTCCGTGTGCGTGAGCAGCTCCGTCAGGCAGAGGAGCAGCTTCAGGCATCCCGGCAGCAGGCCTCCCTGCTGGCCTCGGAGCTCCGCGACTCAGCCAGCGCCCGTGACCACACGATGACCGAGCTGTACCGCGCCCGCTTGGAAGCTGACAAACTCCGTGCCAGTCTAGCTGATGCACAGGCCGAGTGCCAACGCATGGAGAGCCAGTTAGACCGCATGAGGagcactgcacagaaggaagtg GGTGTTGGGACCAGTGGGGAGATAACGCCCAGCATGATGGTGGTGTCAGAGGCAGAGGccgagctgcagagagaggtggaggagctgaAGCTGCGTCTTCATATGGCTGCTGAGCACTACAAGGAGAAGTACCGGGAGTGTCAGCGCCTCCGCAGGCAGGTGGCCAAACTGAACACAACAGAATCACAGGGG gagCCAAAGAGAAACGCATCAACAGAGACAACACAGGAGCCACTGACCCCGAGTCCAGAGTCACCGACagaag ggAATCTAGCTACTGCCGTCCTACAAGAAGCTGCTGAGATGACAATCACTCCAGAACTTAGTAACAGGGAATCCACATATGCTGACTTGTACATCAGCACAGAGAAAGAACAAAGGCAGGGAGAGGAAAGGCCAAAGGAGAGAGCCGAGGTGGAGGCTGAGGGAGAAGCAAACCAAGAGGAGGATAAGGAGAAAgaggacaaagagaaagaaaaagaggagaagaaggacaGCCTGCCGGAGGAGAGCTTGAGGATGACGAGCTGGGTGGAGGTGGAGAATGAGAGGCAGAGTGCCGAAGAGAACGGCGAGGCAGAAACAGAAGGGAAGGCCGAGGGAGTGAGGGATGCCGCACAGGAGCAGGTGcttctggaggtggaggggaggagCATGGAGGAGTCAGAGAAGGCACAGACTCGCTCGGTGGAGGAAGAGCTGGCAATGATGGAGGAGAAGTGGAGGCAGCAGTGTGCGATCAACGAGACGCTCAAACAGCGGCTGGCCAACGAGGAGGAGCGATTCAGA GTGCACATGGCTGAGCGAGCCAGCGAGGTGACGGAGCTGAAACGCAACCTCGCCCAGGCCCTCCGAGACAAGGAGCAACTACAAGAG GAGCTGCAGCGCTTCGTGTCCAGGCAGAGGGAGCAGGAAGCTGGTGTTCAGGGTGCTGAGATCAGGCAGCCGATGGTGCTGCGCTACCCACTGCCGTACCCTCAGGACCCTTCTCCTCCACCACTGGTTCCACACAGGCCTGCTGAGTTGCAGTACGGCAATCCCTACTCCACTGACACAACAAGAG ACCGGGTGGATGTTGCACTGTCTCCTGAGCACATCTCCCGTCCTCCACCTGAGGCCCCACCTTGCGCCCCTCCTTGTGCCCCCCCAGTCACACCCCCGAGTCCGGGCCCCGGGGCTCCAGGCTGGGAACAAGAGGTGGTCTGCATCCAGCCATCCCGCAGCACAAGCCCCCCTGAGAGTGTGGAGCATCCACCGGAAGAGCCACGAAAT gCTGCTGATGGGGCTCAGCCTTCCTGTGAGCATCAGTCCAGTAGACGCACAGAAGCCAGGGGCAGCTTCTGCTTTGACTCCAG tAGTGACGTCCACAAGCGCTGCCCATTGTGCGAGGTGATCTTCCCGCCCCACTTTGAGCAGCGCAGCTTCGAGCAGCACGTGGAAAGCCACTGGAAGGTGTGCCCCGTCTGCTCTGAGCAGTTCCCCCTCaactgtcagcagcagctctttgAGAGGCACGTCCTCACGCACTTTGATGGCCACGTGCTCAACTTCGAGCAGATTGAATGA